A single region of the Duganella sp. BuS-21 genome encodes:
- a CDS encoding SOS response-associated peptidase family protein produces MCVNFRPPDPELLDAVMGVIIDLNDSGFWKAETWKDYAAPIVRRGADGRREGIVASYGIVPRKRIPAGVRPFDTMNARSETVGQLRSFSGAWKRTQLCLVPMTAFYEPCYETGKAVRWGIGMADQSMFAVAGLWREWEGDAGLEHSFTQLTINADDHSLMNRFHKPDDEKRALVIVPQAEWDDWLACTDPEYARSFLSHYPADLMTSCAAPVPLREKKAVKSEPEAPESGQLGLL; encoded by the coding sequence ATGTGTGTCAATTTCCGCCCGCCTGATCCCGAACTGCTGGATGCCGTCATGGGCGTCATCATCGACCTCAACGACTCTGGTTTCTGGAAGGCGGAGACGTGGAAGGATTATGCTGCGCCTATCGTTCGGCGTGGTGCCGATGGCCGGCGCGAAGGGATAGTGGCTTCCTACGGCATAGTGCCCCGCAAACGCATTCCGGCCGGCGTGAGGCCCTTCGATACGATGAACGCGCGTAGCGAGACGGTAGGGCAGTTGAGATCGTTCTCAGGCGCGTGGAAGCGAACCCAATTGTGCTTGGTGCCGATGACCGCCTTTTACGAGCCATGCTATGAAACTGGCAAGGCCGTTCGTTGGGGCATCGGTATGGCGGATCAATCGATGTTCGCCGTTGCCGGCCTGTGGCGGGAGTGGGAAGGTGATGCCGGGCTGGAGCACTCGTTCACGCAGCTCACTATCAACGCCGACGACCATTCGCTGATGAACCGCTTTCACAAGCCCGACGATGAAAAGCGCGCATTGGTGATCGTGCCGCAAGCCGAATGGGATGACTGGTTGGCTTGCACTGATCCTGAGTATGCTCGCAGCTTCTTGTCGCACTATCCGGCGGACTTGATGACATCTTGCGCGGCGCCAGTACCACTGCGCGAGAAAAAGGCCGTAAAGTCCGAACCTGAAGCGCCAGAGAGCGGGCAGTTGGGCCTGCTATAG
- a CDS encoding YfbU family protein — protein MTDVERLILSNQYEIMALLDPQQSEGLNRIAENLRRGHEPLYRTVFQQIQPVLAERDTTFVHEILALHGRLSYSYDALPDKGDIEKHSVRWPGFDGNNETEFLSYTRAQCAEGNFRDALGSNPLEVRNSHMTMTPIYLRMLAAWHQLGEPAQMDLAQIKQILDAKRHPG, from the coding sequence ATGACTGATGTCGAACGCCTTATATTGTCAAATCAATACGAGATCATGGCCTTGCTTGATCCTCAGCAGAGCGAAGGGTTGAATCGCATCGCTGAAAATCTGCGCCGTGGTCATGAACCTCTGTACCGCACGGTGTTCCAGCAAATTCAGCCAGTCCTTGCCGAGCGTGATACGACCTTTGTCCATGAGATATTAGCCCTCCACGGACGGCTCAGCTACAGCTACGACGCGTTGCCAGACAAAGGCGACATAGAAAAACATTCGGTGCGCTGGCCGGGCTTTGACGGCAACAATGAAACGGAATTTCTCAGCTACACTCGCGCTCAATGTGCTGAAGGAAACTTCAGGGATGCCCTAGGCTCGAACCCGCTCGAAGTACGAAATTCACATATGACGATGACGCCGATTTACCTACGGATGTTGGCCGCGTGGCATCAGCTTGGTGAACCCGCGCAGATGGATCTGGCCCAGATCAAACAGATTCTCGATGCTAAGCGTCATCCGGGCTGA